A stretch of the Lolium perenne isolate Kyuss_39 chromosome 3, Kyuss_2.0, whole genome shotgun sequence genome encodes the following:
- the LOC127338259 gene encoding uncharacterized protein has protein sequence MEKTCKVPDPKYVAVDDDIHEGVPDPSTPTTKRKKDDETTATTDGHVSDDEILINLIRKKARTTPQKPNTPAKKKTPIKRATTQEKAKNKTHVKKVASQEKVKKKTPVTKHTVQEKAKKKTPMKKSKKNVPFAFVLPPPPPPTVQPTFGAKKKPSLLAWWLMVVHSIVPLEIPFDTSYINYFPWISIESCF, from the exons ATGGAAAAGACATGCAAAGTTCCTGATCCTAAGTATGTGGCTGTAGATGATGATATACATGAAGGTGtaccagatccatctacaccgacAACAAAAAG GAAGAAAGATGATGAAACAACTGCTACCACGGATGGTCATGTATCAGATGATGAAATTCTTATCAACCTCATAAG GAAAAAGGCTAGAACAACTCCGCAAAAGCCCAACACACCAGCCAAGAAGAAGACACCTATCAAGAGAGCTACAACACAAGAGAAGGCCAAGAATAAAACTCATGTGAAGAAAGTTGCATCACAAGAAAAGGTCAAGAAGAAGACACCCGTAACGAAACATACCGTGCAAGAGAAGGCGAAGAAAAAGACTCCGATGAAGAAGAGcaagaagaatgttccatttgcGTTTGTtttacctccacctccacctccaacaGTGCAGCCTACGTTTGGTGCAAAAAAGAAGCCTTCTTTACTGGCTTGGTGGCTAATGGTTGTTCATTCAATTGTTCCGCTTGAAATTCCTTTTGATACTAGCTATATTAACTATTTTCCATGGATCAGTATTGAATCGTGCTTCTGA